A genomic region of Miscanthus floridulus cultivar M001 chromosome 3, ASM1932011v1, whole genome shotgun sequence contains the following coding sequences:
- the LOC136546874 gene encoding GDSL esterase/lipase At4g10955-like, translating to MGSAGKVFADSGPMHMMTKIGAASSPTAVEIDWDMEEHRRCITACLVKGTYLLESERANCWEDDANTEHLAPAWWESFHFRRHRVLACVCECLLCKIGHHILAARSTPFIYGAIFEYVPPAVAPRHPSAPSYVVAFRGTMRRDPTTLGDMRLNLRILLNEQHFCGRFSHARSKVEELLNSIPKNGGAGSSSGVWLAGHSLGASIALDVGRHIMTEYELKLPTFLFNPPQVSLASLAPAINKLPIAEVAKKGVHASSSAVKHVLGKTVLRPHRRNMEEKFERLSPWVPNLYVHPRDVICSGFIDYFEQRERHPRVAASATLMSYRDMCRSAIGKQNDRPHLLPSAVLWKNQSSQGNPHELRQWWQPQGPELELTSQLYKWS from the exons ATGGGTTCTGCAGGCAAGGTATTCGCGGACTCCGGCCCGATGCATATGATGACGAAAATTGGCGCGGCTTCCTCTCCAACGGCGGTTGAGATTGACTG GGACATGGAGGAGCACCGCCGGTGCATCACCGCCTGTCTTGTTAAAGGCACTTACCTTCTAGAGAGCGAGCGAGCCAATTGCTGGGAGGACGACGCCAATACCGAGCACCTCGCGCCGGCGTGGTGGGAGAGCTTCCACTTCCGCCGCCACCGTGTGCTTGCGTGTGTGTGCGAGTGCCTCCTGTGCAAGATCGGCCACCACATCCTTGCAGCCAGAAGCACGCCCTTCATCTACGGAGCTATCTTCGAGTACGTGCCACCGGCCGTCGCGCCCCGCCACCCGTCGGCTCCAAGCTACGTCGTCGCCTTCCGAGGCACCATGCGACGGGATCCCACAACGCTGGGCGACATGCGCCTCAACCTCAGGATCCTGCTCAACGAGCAGCACTTCTGCGGCCGCTTCAGCCATGCACGCTCAAAGGTGGAGGAACTCCTCAACTCCATCCCCAAAAATGGCGGCGCCGGCAGCAGCAGCGGGGTGTGGCTCGCGGGGCACTCGCTTGGCGCGTCGATAGCGTTGGATGTGGGGCGCCATATCATGACCGAGTATGAGCTGAAACTCCCGACCTTCCTATTCAACCCGCCACAGGTGTCGCTGGCTAGCCTGGCTCCGGCGATCAACAAGCTGCCCATCGCAGAGGTGGCGAAAAAGGGCGTGCACGCCTCGAGCTCCGCCGTGAAGCACGTGCTGGGGAAGACAGTTCTGAGGCCCCACAGGAGGAACATGGAGGAGAAGTTTGAGCGGCTGTCGCCGTGGGTGCCGAATCTGTACGTGCACCCGCGGGACGTCATCTGCAGCGGCTTCATCGACTACTTCGAGCAGCGGGAGCGCCACCCCCGCGTGGCCGCATCGGCTACCCTAATGTCGTACCGGGATATGTGCCGCTCTGCTATCGGCAAGCAGAATGATCGCCCGCATCTCCTACCATCCGCGGTACTGTGGAAGAACCAGAGCTCCCAAGGCAACCCACACGAGCTCCGGCAGTGGTGGCAGCCCCAAGGCCCGGAATTGGAGTTGACCAGCCAGTTATACAAGTGGTCTTGA